In one window of Henckelia pumila isolate YLH828 chromosome 1, ASM3356847v2, whole genome shotgun sequence DNA:
- the LOC140875991 gene encoding reticulon-like protein B14 produces MPVYSSDSDDAPARQRRLFGREKPLHAIFGGGKVADILLWRNKNLSAAILIGCTTIWFLFEVLEYNFVTLLCHISMVLMILIFIWSSGAGLVHKNPPELRVITIPESTFRWLYAKMNTTILKLYDVSSGKDLKTFLMAMAFLWILSGIGNYFSSLNLIYTGFICLLALPALYERYQHEVDYLASQGNKDMKKWYKKFDSKVLNKIPRGPVKEKKRF; encoded by the exons ATGCCCGTTTATTCGTCGGATTCCGATGACGCTCCGGCCCGTCAAAGAAGATTGTTTGGTCGTGAGAAGCCCTTGCATGCCATTTTTGGTGGAGGAAAAG TTGCTGACATACTACTGTGGAGAAACAAGAATTTATCAGCAGCAATACTAATCGGATGCACAACTATATGGTTTCTATTTGAAGTGCTGGAATATAATTTTGTCACACTTTTATGTCATATCTCCATGGTTTTGATGATACTCATCTTCATCTGGTCTTCTGGAGCTGGACTAGTTCACaa aaATCCTCCGGAGCTACGAGTAATTACGATACCAGAATCCACATTCCGATGGTTGTACGCCAAAATGAACACGACGATATTAAAACTATACGATGTTTCTTCGGGGAAAGATTTAAAGACCTTTTTAATG GCAATGGCATTCCTATGGATACTGTCAGGAATTGGAAACTATTTCAGCTCCTTGAATCTTATATACACGG GATTTATTTGCTTGTTGGCTCTACCGGCATTATACGAAAGATACCAACATGAGGTGGATTATCTAGCAAGTCAGGGGAATAAGGATATGAAGAAATGGTACAAGAAATTTGATTCCAAAGTTCTTAACAAGATTCCAAGAGGACCtgtcaaagaaaagaagagattCTGA